TGATCAACCCCGCAGCCCTCGGGGCGCCCAGGGGCTACTCCAACGGCATCCTCGCCCCGGCCGGCGGACGGCTGCTGTTCGTCGCCGGCCAGATCGGCTGGGACGGCGATCAGCGCCTGGTCTCCGAGGATTTCGTCGCTCAGTTCGATCAGGCTCTCGGCAACGTCGTCACCGTCGTCCGCGAAGCCGGCGGCGCGCCGGATGCCATCGCCCGGTTGACCCTGTACGTGACCGACAAGCAAGCCTACCTGGCCGCCCTTCGCCAGATCGGCGAGTGCTACCGCCGGCACATGGGAAGGCACTTCCCCACCATGGCCCTGGTCGAGGTGGCGGACCTGCTGGAAGCCGGCGCCCAGGTGGAAATCGAAGCGACCGCGGTGATCGCGTAGGAGCATAAGGATGGCAATCGAAGCG
The sequence above is a segment of the Acidobacteriota bacterium genome. Coding sequences within it:
- a CDS encoding RidA family protein, which translates into the protein MTRLEVINPAALGAPRGYSNGILAPAGGRLLFVAGQIGWDGDQRLVSEDFVAQFDQALGNVVTVVREAGGAPDAIARLTLYVTDKQAYLAALRQIGECYRRHMGRHFPTMALVEVADLLEAGAQVEIEATAVIA